Proteins encoded by one window of Synechococcus sp. WH 7805:
- the mazG gene encoding nucleoside triphosphate pyrophosphohydrolase, with amino-acid sequence MAQHATVPGDQDPLRRLEHVVAHLRNPENGCPWDLEQTHASLVPYVLEEAHEVADAIRHGDDRHLKEELGDLLLQVVLHARIGEEDGRFDLNAIATAISDKLIRRHPHVFGEATAESSDAVRLSWEAIKAAERAEQTGGERSSSPLSDQLAGKVRGQPALAAAMTISRKAAKAGFEWDAMDGVWGKVQEELDELKDAIASGDRRHAQDELGDVLFTLVNVARWCGLDPEEGLAATNHRFLDRFSRVESALKGDLQGRSIQELEELWQQAKAAIRAENAQSP; translated from the coding sequence ATGGCTCAGCACGCCACGGTTCCTGGTGATCAGGATCCCCTACGCCGCCTCGAACACGTGGTGGCACACCTGCGGAATCCAGAGAACGGATGTCCCTGGGACCTGGAGCAGACCCATGCCTCCCTGGTGCCCTACGTGCTGGAGGAAGCCCATGAGGTGGCAGATGCAATTCGCCATGGCGACGACCGGCATCTGAAAGAGGAACTGGGCGATCTGCTGCTGCAGGTGGTGTTGCACGCCCGGATCGGTGAAGAAGACGGCCGCTTCGATCTCAATGCAATCGCCACAGCCATCAGCGACAAACTGATCCGCCGCCATCCCCACGTGTTCGGCGAGGCCACGGCGGAGAGCAGTGACGCCGTGCGTTTGAGCTGGGAGGCCATCAAGGCCGCGGAACGGGCGGAACAGACGGGAGGGGAGCGATCCTCCAGCCCGCTGAGCGATCAACTAGCCGGAAAAGTGCGAGGGCAACCGGCCCTGGCCGCTGCCATGACCATCTCGCGCAAGGCCGCCAAGGCCGGTTTCGAGTGGGATGCCATGGACGGCGTGTGGGGGAAGGTGCAGGAGGAACTCGACGAGCTCAAGGACGCCATCGCCTCGGGGGATCGCCGCCATGCCCAGGATGAGCTCGGTGATGTGCTGTTCACTCTGGTGAATGTGGCCCGCTGGTGCGGCCTTGATCCCGAAGAAGGACTGGCTGCAACCAATCACCGCTTCCTGGATCGTTTCTCCCGGGTTGAGAGTGCTTTGAAAGGAGATCTGCAAGGACGGAGCATTCAAGAGCTCGAGGAGCTGTGGCAGCAAGCGAAAGCTGCAATCCGCGCTGAAAATGCCCAGTCGCCTTGA
- a CDS encoding cyclic nucleotide-binding domain-containing protein gives MPTAVQLIAEHRNHDQLILPTGSVLFTRGAPARSIYAIERGLVELSSGGRDRLRYGDGEMFFFEDLIGEAQRHSRTATAITPIHAFSLDRNSFMELIHQHPTLVVTLLGRQHARLREQRMDAAHFY, from the coding sequence ATGCCGACTGCTGTGCAGCTGATTGCCGAGCATCGCAATCACGATCAGTTGATCCTGCCTACCGGTAGTGTCCTGTTCACTCGTGGTGCCCCTGCCAGGTCGATTTACGCGATTGAACGCGGTCTTGTTGAGTTATCGAGTGGGGGTCGCGATCGACTGCGTTACGGAGATGGTGAGATGTTTTTCTTTGAAGATCTCATCGGTGAGGCGCAGAGACACAGCCGAACCGCGACGGCCATCACGCCGATTCACGCTTTCTCGTTGGATCGCAACAGCTTTATGGAGCTGATTCATCAACACCCGACCCTGGTAGTCACCCTGTTGGGCCGTCAGCACGCCAGGCTGAGGGAGCAGCGCATGGATGCGGCTCACTTTTATTGA
- a CDS encoding extracellular solute-binding protein, translating into MAPASRPLIVNLRITAGLLLVALALSSCSALSTATPVMLYVAMVIGKDDRISSDTQKDARQRVELIVSNFQKLYPNVQVQLALYRRSMLMAELRSRSEADLGPDLVLTDAQQAKALLREGLTDPLPQTERSSKQTDPGILKHVRLQDGRLAGQPLVLYPQIACFNTQAIAAPPQTLNELLQVGAAGARVGLSVAMNEVLWTAGSLNALPALAAAARNQSLSADQRDRITGWLTWLQQASNQRNLTFFENQGQLTTLLGNRELDWISCTSDMLFRLKDRLGDDLGIAPLPSGPNGSAAPMNLLRVLALGKDSSAHQRSIAIALSDYVTNPLLQRNLSLLSTSFVPVNPDVMIATKSSKNLAALELALKDSQIQGDNLTAIEGDGPTTETMTNLLIPLVFGVSQPQTTTDELISILSQES; encoded by the coding sequence ATGGCGCCAGCATCTCGACCCTTGATCGTGAACCTGCGGATCACAGCAGGACTGCTTCTCGTTGCCCTGGCCCTGAGTAGTTGCAGCGCGTTATCAACGGCAACGCCTGTGATGCTGTACGTGGCGATGGTGATCGGCAAAGACGACCGCATCAGCAGTGACACGCAGAAAGACGCGAGACAGCGGGTCGAACTGATCGTCTCCAATTTTCAGAAGCTGTACCCAAATGTTCAGGTGCAGCTGGCTCTTTACCGGCGCTCGATGCTGATGGCTGAGCTGCGCAGTCGCAGTGAGGCAGATCTTGGACCGGATCTAGTCCTGACTGATGCACAGCAAGCGAAAGCACTCCTTCGCGAGGGGCTCACGGATCCCTTGCCACAAACCGAGCGCAGCAGCAAACAGACAGACCCCGGCATTCTCAAACACGTGCGCCTTCAAGATGGACGACTGGCAGGGCAGCCCTTGGTGCTGTACCCACAGATCGCCTGCTTCAACACCCAGGCCATCGCAGCGCCACCGCAGACTTTGAACGAACTGCTTCAGGTTGGTGCTGCAGGCGCTCGCGTAGGCCTTTCCGTTGCCATGAATGAGGTGTTGTGGACGGCAGGGAGTCTCAATGCTCTACCAGCACTCGCTGCTGCAGCCCGCAACCAATCCTTATCAGCCGACCAACGCGATCGCATCACCGGCTGGCTGACCTGGTTGCAACAAGCCAGCAATCAACGGAATCTCACCTTTTTTGAAAACCAAGGTCAGCTGACCACACTGCTCGGCAATCGAGAACTGGATTGGATCAGCTGCACCTCAGACATGCTCTTTCGTCTGAAAGACCGACTCGGCGACGACCTCGGCATTGCTCCGTTGCCGAGTGGACCCAACGGATCGGCAGCACCCATGAATTTGCTTCGTGTTCTGGCCTTAGGCAAAGACTCAAGTGCACACCAACGCTCAATCGCAATCGCCCTGAGTGATTACGTCACCAATCCACTTTTACAGAGAAATCTTTCGCTGTTGTCAACGTCATTCGTGCCCGTGAATCCTGACGTGATGATTGCCACGAAAAGTTCAAAAAACCTAGCCGCTTTGGAGTTGGCTCTGAAAGATTCACAGATCCAGGGAGACAACCTGACCGCCATCGAGGGAGACGGACCGACCACCGAGACGATGACAAATCTTCTGATTCCGCTCGTGTTTGGCGTCAGCCAACCTCAAACCACTACCGATGAACTCATTTCGATTCTGAGCCAGGAGTCATGA
- the speE gene encoding polyamine aminopropyltransferase yields the protein MSEAPSTACDWIDEHHNGVRYGLQGKVIVDEQSTIQRITVIHSNRYGNGLLLDGCWMTAEHQERHYHEPLVHPALCAANAIDRILVIGGGDGGTARECLRHKEVKHVDLVEIDGRVVELSQKYLGAIGGGCWSDTRFQLTVGDGIAWVSQASDASYDVVLVDGSDPAGPAEGLFNRSFFQHCRRILKPGGVFATQSESPEAFRDVHIETVRMLREVFGYADPLYGWVPMYPSGWWSWTFAASDGPRYRNPDPIRAAAICDGCDIWSPRWQEGAFDAIPAGIERELSA from the coding sequence ATGAGCGAAGCCCCCTCGACTGCATGCGACTGGATCGACGAACACCACAACGGGGTGCGCTACGGACTCCAGGGCAAGGTGATCGTTGACGAACAGAGCACCATCCAACGCATCACTGTGATCCATAGCAATCGCTATGGAAACGGGCTCTTACTCGATGGCTGTTGGATGACAGCCGAACATCAAGAACGGCACTATCACGAGCCTCTGGTCCATCCCGCCCTCTGTGCGGCCAACGCCATCGATCGGATCCTGGTGATTGGCGGCGGCGATGGCGGAACGGCTCGTGAATGCCTGCGTCACAAGGAGGTGAAGCACGTCGATCTTGTTGAAATTGATGGTCGGGTCGTGGAGCTCAGCCAGAAATACCTGGGGGCCATCGGAGGGGGATGCTGGAGCGACACGCGCTTTCAGCTCACCGTGGGAGACGGAATCGCCTGGGTAAGTCAGGCTTCAGACGCCAGCTACGACGTGGTTCTGGTGGATGGTTCAGATCCTGCGGGGCCGGCCGAGGGGTTGTTCAACCGCAGCTTCTTCCAGCACTGCCGCCGCATTCTCAAGCCCGGTGGAGTGTTCGCGACCCAGAGCGAATCACCGGAGGCGTTCCGCGACGTTCACATCGAAACCGTACGGATGCTGCGTGAGGTCTTCGGTTACGCAGACCCTCTCTATGGCTGGGTTCCCATGTATCCCAGCGGCTGGTGGAGCTGGACCTTCGCAGCCAGCGACGGTCCCCGCTACCGCAACCCCGACCCCATACGCGCCGCAGCGATCTGCGATGGCTGTGACATCTGGAGTCCACGCTGGCAAGAAGGCGCTTTTGACGCCATCCCTGCCGGCATCGAGAGGGAGCTCTCCGCATGA
- a CDS encoding metal-binding protein: MALGRDHDRATLMVCVPAGLLSGLWLGLGMGVLTAAAFAWGGLWLSPDLDTRSRALKRWGPLGWIWRPYRTLIPHRSLFSHGPLIGTGLRLTWLMTIAMVVWFGLTALPGWLYPTPSEGLPVVLQWVRQHPSPLLAVLLGLETSVWLHLILDGDPLPAEWPRRWPRRRRQ; this comes from the coding sequence ATGGCCTTGGGTCGGGATCATGACCGCGCCACACTGATGGTCTGTGTGCCCGCTGGCCTGCTCTCGGGGTTATGGCTGGGCTTGGGGATGGGCGTACTCACAGCCGCGGCCTTCGCCTGGGGAGGGCTCTGGCTCTCTCCCGATCTCGATACCCGCTCGAGAGCTCTGAAGCGGTGGGGACCACTGGGCTGGATCTGGCGTCCCTACCGAACGCTGATCCCGCATCGGTCACTGTTCTCCCATGGACCTTTGATCGGCACAGGACTGCGACTGACCTGGTTGATGACCATTGCGATGGTGGTCTGGTTCGGACTGACCGCCCTCCCTGGCTGGTTGTACCCCACACCCAGCGAGGGACTTCCGGTGGTTCTTCAATGGGTGCGCCAACATCCCAGTCCACTACTCGCTGTTCTCCTTGGGCTGGAAACCAGTGTTTGGCTGCATCTGATCCTTGATGGTGATCCTCTGCCCGCTGAATGGCCCCGACGCTGGCCTCGCAGACGGCGTCAGTGA
- a CDS encoding 2OG-Fe(II) oxygenase, translating into MAFFDRRTDLQRPGIAFGSDGDAEPAKVSTDISLVAIDRTDAEAFAFAEVILRGVSAALVRYLDERPLFRQVCPDQELFVMPIFNLQRYAPGEGFRQWHCDWTISDEATEPVHRVLAWILYCDTVPEAGTEFHWQHHHEAAERGKLILFPAGPSHIHRGRITKTHSKTIATGWINAGASKAFLARLSRS; encoded by the coding sequence ATGGCCTTCTTTGATCGTCGTACGGATCTCCAACGACCAGGCATTGCCTTCGGCTCTGACGGCGATGCGGAACCCGCGAAGGTGAGCACAGACATCAGCCTCGTGGCCATCGATCGCACCGATGCCGAGGCCTTTGCCTTTGCAGAGGTGATTCTGCGTGGGGTCAGTGCCGCGCTTGTCCGCTACTTGGACGAACGGCCCCTCTTTCGGCAGGTGTGTCCGGATCAGGAGTTGTTCGTGATGCCCATCTTCAATCTGCAGCGTTATGCCCCTGGGGAGGGTTTCCGGCAGTGGCATTGCGACTGGACGATCAGCGATGAGGCCACCGAACCGGTGCACCGTGTTCTCGCCTGGATTCTTTATTGCGACACCGTGCCTGAGGCTGGTACCGAGTTTCATTGGCAGCACCATCACGAAGCCGCCGAGCGGGGCAAGTTGATTCTTTTCCCGGCTGGTCCCAGTCACATTCACCGGGGCCGTATCACCAAGACCCACAGCAAAACAATTGCAACGGGGTGGATCAATGCCGGGGCTTCTAAGGCCTTTCTCGCGCGTCTGTCTCGCTCATGA
- a CDS encoding dienelactone hydrolase family protein, whose translation MVAAPEIFHRREPIGAVIKPDAMGRLRGNNNARNTPTAAQATACIYPTGLQDGVLGSDRADSLQRAAEIQGALLTIFGSLDPHVSEPARKSILAELAAVPGLRQRSRLYKANHTFMRDDGERWDPQCSDQAWWEVIAFLQKELG comes from the coding sequence GTGGTGGCCGCTCCAGAGATCTTCCACCGCCGTGAACCGATCGGTGCGGTGATCAAGCCCGATGCCATGGGTCGGCTGCGGGGGAACAACAACGCCAGGAACACGCCCACTGCAGCTCAGGCCACCGCCTGCATCTATCCCACTGGACTCCAGGATGGTGTGCTGGGCTCAGACCGAGCCGATTCCCTTCAGCGCGCGGCAGAGATCCAGGGGGCCTTGCTCACGATCTTCGGAAGCCTCGACCCCCATGTGTCAGAGCCAGCCCGCAAGTCGATCCTCGCTGAGCTCGCTGCAGTGCCTGGACTGCGGCAGAGATCCCGTCTTTACAAGGCGAATCACACCTTCATGCGTGATGACGGTGAACGCTGGGACCCCCAGTGTTCAGACCAGGCGTGGTGGGAAGTGATCGCCTTTCTCCAGAAGGAGCTGGGTTGA
- a CDS encoding oxidoreductase: MGWTIEDMPDQQGRVALVTGANSGLGLETTRALIGRGCTVLMGCRSARKGEAARALLLEAGGSGLDLFELDLSDLTSVARCARDVADRYGRLDLLINNAGLMAPPRMLSQQGHEMQFAVNHLGHFALTQALLPLMNNRPQARVVTVTSGAQYFGAMAWDDLQGEQRYDRWKAYSQSKLANVMFALELNQRLQASGSAVRSLAAHPGLARTNLQPVSVAATGAWQEALAYRLMDPLFQSAAQGALPQLYAATASAAGGGEHYGPGQLGGMRGAPKQQPVARAAKDQHQRQRLWTVSESLTEHHSAAV, encoded by the coding sequence ATGGGTTGGACCATCGAAGACATGCCTGATCAGCAAGGTCGGGTCGCCCTGGTCACAGGAGCGAACAGCGGCCTTGGGTTGGAAACCACGCGGGCACTCATCGGCCGTGGCTGCACCGTGCTGATGGGCTGCCGCAGCGCTCGCAAGGGTGAAGCAGCCCGTGCCCTGCTGCTCGAGGCAGGCGGTTCAGGGTTGGATCTTTTTGAGCTGGATCTCTCGGATCTGACCAGCGTGGCGCGTTGCGCGAGGGACGTGGCGGACCGTTATGGACGTCTGGACCTTCTGATCAACAACGCCGGGCTGATGGCTCCTCCACGCATGCTCAGCCAGCAGGGCCATGAAATGCAGTTCGCGGTGAATCACCTGGGTCACTTCGCCCTAACTCAAGCTCTGCTGCCCTTGATGAACAACCGCCCGCAGGCGCGGGTTGTCACGGTGACCTCCGGTGCCCAATATTTCGGAGCGATGGCCTGGGACGACCTCCAGGGAGAGCAGCGCTACGACCGCTGGAAGGCCTATTCCCAGAGCAAGCTCGCGAATGTGATGTTCGCCTTGGAACTGAATCAGCGGCTGCAGGCCTCCGGAAGTGCGGTGCGATCCCTCGCAGCCCACCCAGGACTGGCTCGCACCAACCTGCAACCGGTGTCGGTAGCCGCTACAGGAGCCTGGCAGGAAGCCCTGGCCTATCGACTGATGGATCCTCTCTTCCAGAGCGCTGCTCAAGGAGCCCTGCCCCAGCTCTATGCCGCCACGGCAAGCGCTGCCGGAGGCGGTGAGCACTACGGCCCCGGTCAACTGGGCGGAATGCGCGGTGCCCCCAAACAACAGCCGGTGGCCCGTGCCGCCAAGGATCAACACCAGAGGCAGCGCCTCTGGACAGTGAGTGAATCACTGACTGAGCATCACAGCGCTGCAGTGTGA
- the arfB gene encoding alternative ribosome rescue aminoacyl-tRNA hydrolase ArfB, with translation MVQELRINERLVIPAAELHWRFSRASGPGGQGVNTTDSRVELRFDVEGSRVLGPFRKARLKEQLASRLEDGCLRVVVAEERSQWQNRQRAMARLADWLREGLKPPPPQRRATRPGRAAVKRRLDAKGRRSELKRRRQGRPSTDD, from the coding sequence TTGGTTCAGGAGCTGCGAATCAACGAACGCCTGGTGATTCCAGCTGCCGAGTTGCACTGGCGCTTCTCCCGCGCATCCGGCCCAGGAGGGCAGGGGGTGAACACCACCGACTCCAGGGTTGAGCTGCGGTTTGATGTGGAAGGCTCCCGGGTGCTGGGTCCTTTTCGCAAGGCGCGGTTGAAGGAGCAGCTGGCGTCGCGTCTGGAGGATGGCTGCCTCAGGGTTGTGGTCGCTGAGGAACGATCGCAGTGGCAAAACCGTCAGCGGGCGATGGCGCGTCTGGCGGATTGGTTGCGGGAAGGGCTGAAGCCACCCCCACCCCAGCGCCGTGCGACCCGTCCTGGGCGTGCAGCTGTAAAACGCAGGCTCGATGCCAAGGGCCGGCGCAGCGAGCTCAAGCGCCGCCGACAAGGGCGTCCATCCACAGACGACTGA
- the gcvT gene encoding glycine cleavage system aminomethyltransferase GcvT — protein sequence MDLHRTPLHDLCVTNGGRMVPFAGWDMPVQFSGLINEHTAVRQKMGLFDISHMGVLRIHGINPKDALQTLVPTDLHRIGPGQACYSVLLNESGGIRDDLIIYDLGESTADHGKASLIVVINAACAAADTAWITEQLTPWGLQITDEKADGVLLALQGPEALAWMQHLSGVDLKKLPRFAHRTFEVPGLSRPVFCARTGYTGEDGVELLLGRDDGRSLWNRLVAEGVTPCGLGARDTLRLEAAMHLYGQDMDADTTPFEAGLGWLVHLEMPATFTGRSALERAVETGPSRRLVGLKLKGRAIARHGYPVIHNGEQAGSITSGSWSPTLQEAIALAYVPNNLAKVGQELGVEIRGQIQSATVVKRPFYRHP from the coding sequence ATGGATCTGCACCGCACCCCGCTCCATGACCTCTGCGTAACTAACGGTGGCCGGATGGTGCCGTTTGCCGGCTGGGACATGCCTGTTCAGTTCTCGGGTCTGATCAACGAGCACACAGCGGTGCGGCAGAAGATGGGGCTGTTCGACATCTCCCATATGGGAGTGCTGCGCATCCACGGCATCAACCCCAAGGACGCCCTGCAAACCCTGGTACCGACCGACCTGCATCGCATTGGCCCTGGGCAGGCCTGCTATTCCGTGCTTCTCAACGAATCCGGAGGGATCCGCGACGACCTGATCATCTACGACCTGGGCGAATCGACCGCAGACCATGGGAAAGCAAGTTTGATCGTGGTGATCAACGCCGCCTGTGCTGCAGCCGATACCGCCTGGATTACAGAACAGCTCACGCCCTGGGGACTGCAGATCACCGATGAAAAGGCTGATGGTGTCTTGCTCGCCCTCCAAGGACCTGAAGCCTTGGCATGGATGCAGCACCTCAGCGGCGTCGACCTGAAGAAGTTGCCCCGCTTCGCGCACCGCACGTTTGAAGTCCCGGGTCTGTCTCGTCCTGTTTTCTGTGCCCGAACCGGATACACCGGGGAAGACGGCGTGGAGCTGCTGCTCGGACGTGATGACGGGCGGAGCCTCTGGAACCGTCTGGTTGCCGAAGGAGTGACCCCCTGCGGCCTCGGTGCACGGGACACTCTTCGCCTGGAGGCCGCCATGCATCTCTACGGCCAAGATATGGATGCTGACACCACGCCATTCGAGGCGGGCCTGGGCTGGCTCGTGCACCTGGAGATGCCCGCGACCTTCACCGGCCGTTCTGCCCTTGAGCGGGCTGTTGAAACCGGACCATCCCGTCGACTGGTGGGCCTGAAGCTGAAGGGACGCGCCATTGCTCGCCACGGTTACCCGGTGATCCACAACGGTGAACAGGCCGGTTCGATCACCAGCGGCAGCTGGTCACCCACACTCCAGGAAGCGATTGCCCTCGCCTACGTTCCAAACAACCTGGCCAAGGTGGGGCAGGAACTTGGCGTGGAAATCCGCGGCCAGATTCAAAGCGCCACGGTCGTCAAACGTCCGTTTTACCGCCATCCCTAA
- the speB gene encoding agmatinase — protein MKTNGLDTFAAEELFDQDGGIFMGARRDPSGCQVGVFGVPYDGTTSFRPGTRFGPAAIREVSPGLETYCPQLDRDLDTLDYADLGTLNIAFGAPEPVVEAVKRATSEILALGLKPLMLGGEHSISSGAVAAVAKDHPDLVLVQLDAHADLRQSWLGASHSHACAMRRCLDVLPSGDLLQIAIRSGTAEEFSELHRSGRLIPLHQMSQKLSDLRGRPIYLTVDLDWFDPAVMPGTGTPEPGGFTWADFAVLINELQHHHLVGADVVELAPQLDPSGISSVLAAKVTRSLLLLMAQ, from the coding sequence ATGAAGACAAACGGATTGGACACCTTTGCAGCTGAGGAGTTATTTGACCAAGACGGAGGGATCTTCATGGGCGCTCGCCGCGATCCATCCGGCTGTCAGGTCGGTGTATTCGGCGTGCCCTATGACGGAACCACATCGTTCCGCCCTGGGACCCGGTTCGGCCCTGCAGCAATTCGCGAGGTCAGCCCCGGTCTGGAGACGTACTGCCCGCAGCTCGATCGAGACCTCGACACCCTGGACTACGCCGATCTCGGCACACTCAACATCGCCTTCGGAGCACCCGAGCCTGTGGTGGAGGCCGTTAAACGGGCAACGTCAGAAATTCTTGCCCTGGGCCTCAAACCGCTGATGCTCGGTGGAGAGCATTCCATCAGCTCTGGCGCCGTAGCCGCTGTGGCCAAAGACCATCCTGATCTGGTGCTGGTGCAACTCGATGCCCATGCAGACCTGAGGCAGTCCTGGCTCGGCGCAAGCCACAGCCACGCCTGCGCCATGCGCCGCTGCTTGGACGTGCTGCCGAGCGGCGATCTTCTTCAGATCGCCATCCGCAGCGGAACGGCCGAGGAATTCTCAGAACTGCATCGCAGTGGCCGCTTGATTCCACTGCATCAGATGAGCCAAAAGCTCAGCGATCTGCGCGGACGACCGATCTACCTCACCGTGGATCTCGACTGGTTCGACCCTGCGGTGATGCCAGGCACCGGAACACCTGAACCCGGGGGATTCACCTGGGCTGATTTCGCTGTTCTGATCAATGAGTTGCAACATCACCACCTGGTGGGCGCGGATGTTGTTGAACTGGCCCCTCAACTGGATCCCAGCGGCATCAGCAGCGTGCTCGCTGCCAAGGTCACCCGAAGCCTGCTGCTGCTGATGGCTCAATAA
- a CDS encoding mechanosensitive ion channel family protein, with amino-acid sequence MNQLFWEIIGWLGYLQRASIVFQLLLIIALVMAWRFLRQHPRLKTIPKPLSLLIAPAGLGLISALAKSLGWDAGLLSYLGLSWLGWNFLSLLDGLLQQLMPVPRVHELQSRLVKPLYLTTVVLMFINRLDSIKDLSVIELGQVFGVSLTLGKLFTSLLVSYLLLVGTGPPTAGVSWLMQKILGYSEGSRKAIELIIRYVVVGIGVTAVGFHIGLNGTALVAIAGGLSVGLGFGIKEVFSNFISGIWLLFEGSVRPGEVLMVDNDPCEVRKLGLRATLLWRDRDNAELLIPNQMFFTAQATSYTATDRLRRSEIRIHAAYRHDPRQVLQLLEETALNVPKVLKNPAPRALQMTYGASAIEYSLRYWIADPMTNITIVSEVNQAIWTAFKREGIEIPFPQQVNTIQKNRQLMSETDARERP; translated from the coding sequence ATGAATCAGCTGTTCTGGGAAATCATCGGTTGGCTGGGTTATCTGCAGCGCGCCTCGATCGTGTTTCAACTGCTGCTGATTATTGCGCTGGTGATGGCTTGGCGCTTTCTGCGACAACACCCCAGGCTGAAGACGATTCCCAAGCCTCTGAGCCTCCTGATCGCCCCAGCTGGACTGGGGCTGATCAGTGCCTTGGCGAAGAGCCTGGGCTGGGATGCAGGGCTGCTGAGCTACCTGGGTTTGAGCTGGCTTGGGTGGAACTTTCTGAGCTTGCTGGATGGTCTACTCCAGCAACTGATGCCTGTACCGAGGGTGCATGAACTACAGAGTCGACTGGTCAAGCCTCTGTACCTCACCACCGTGGTGCTGATGTTCATCAATCGGCTTGACAGCATTAAAGATCTATCGGTGATTGAACTCGGCCAGGTGTTCGGCGTTTCGCTCACCTTGGGCAAATTGTTCACATCCCTACTCGTGAGCTATCTGTTGCTCGTGGGCACAGGTCCCCCCACGGCTGGTGTTTCCTGGTTGATGCAAAAAATACTCGGCTATTCCGAGGGAAGTCGTAAGGCTATTGAACTGATCATCCGCTACGTGGTCGTTGGTATCGGAGTCACGGCTGTGGGATTTCACATCGGCCTGAATGGAACCGCCCTGGTAGCGATCGCTGGAGGACTCTCCGTCGGCCTGGGCTTCGGGATCAAGGAAGTCTTTTCCAACTTCATCAGTGGCATCTGGCTCCTGTTTGAAGGATCCGTCCGTCCAGGCGAAGTGCTGATGGTCGATAACGACCCCTGTGAGGTCCGAAAGCTTGGCCTCAGAGCCACCCTGCTGTGGCGCGATCGCGACAACGCGGAACTCCTGATTCCCAATCAGATGTTCTTCACGGCTCAGGCCACCAGTTACACCGCCACTGACCGCCTACGCCGGAGCGAGATTCGCATTCATGCCGCCTATCGGCACGATCCACGCCAGGTGTTGCAGCTGCTGGAGGAAACTGCCCTGAATGTTCCCAAGGTGTTGAAGAATCCCGCCCCAAGAGCCCTGCAGATGACGTATGGAGCATCGGCAATCGAATACTCGCTGCGCTACTGGATCGCCGATCCCATGACCAACATCACCATCGTGAGCGAAGTGAATCAGGCGATCTGGACGGCGTTCAAACGTGAAGGTATCGAAATTCCTTTCCCGCAGCAGGTGAACACGATTCAAAAGAATCGACAGCTCATGAGCGAGACAGACGCGCGAGAAAGGCCTTAG
- a CDS encoding Fur family transcriptional regulator, translating to MERGNAGRDRQLKLLEALQRSEQEMTGQQLYRCLQDKPGAMGLATVYRNLRQLQRQGKVRCRHLPTGEALYAPVERDQHHLTCVDCGKTERLEHCPIHGLHVEAPEAKDFDVIFHTLEFFGLCHSCRDRR from the coding sequence ATGGAACGTGGAAATGCTGGCCGTGATCGCCAGCTGAAACTGCTAGAGGCACTGCAACGCTCCGAGCAGGAAATGACAGGCCAGCAGCTTTATCGCTGCCTCCAGGACAAACCTGGAGCGATGGGACTGGCCACGGTGTACAGGAACCTGCGCCAACTGCAGCGGCAAGGGAAAGTGCGCTGTCGTCATCTGCCCACGGGTGAAGCCCTCTATGCGCCAGTGGAGCGTGACCAACATCACCTCACCTGTGTGGACTGCGGCAAGACGGAACGTCTTGAACACTGCCCGATCCATGGTCTGCACGTGGAGGCCCCAGAAGCGAAGGATTTCGATGTGATCTTCCACACCTTGGAATTTTTCGGCCTCTGTCACAGCTGCCGAGATCGGCGCTGA